A region of Pelagicoccus sp. SDUM812003 DNA encodes the following proteins:
- a CDS encoding 2-oxoglutarate dehydrogenase E1 component: MVTFATRSNADLIDLNYEKWKADPQSVDENWRAFFEGFELALASAPVRKTGSTAKGGASLGSASKQMNVSSLIYAYRSLGHTQAWLDPLSEKPPANDDLRIEEFGLNEADLDTAFDSGHFLDGQPLKLRDLIEALRKTYCSNIGYEYIHMQNTDARRWIQRKIEPLQGKIDFSEKVKTRILRKVFAAESFESFLHTRYAGQKRFSLEGGETLIPCLDNLLEHCGRLGIKEVVMGMAHRGRLNVLANTLKKSYEFIFEEFGDTYIPDTVGGDGDVKYHLGYEKVIETKEGHYVEIRLASNPSHLEAVNPVVEGKARARQRILNDSQRKKVLPVLVHGDAAFAGQGMVAEVLNFSQLPGYRTGGTVHIIVNNQIGFTTTPKEARSTRYCTDIAKMIEAPIFHVNGDDPLAVVFVTLLAIEYRQAFGADVVIDMYCYRKHGHNESDEPMFTNPDLYDKISKHPPVSSALAKRLTSDGTLSEKQIESIRKEYESSLANSLERVKKAAETQIQARKAFAGSNAVFQPQYSFNPVETGVPRETLEVIVRGLTSLPTHIKPNRKIKRFLDNRKTAFENNEPIDWSYAEALAFGSLLNQGTPVRLSGQDSERGTFSQRHAVIHDVDTDERYIPLLHIDKDQARFCVYNSLLSEAGVLGFDFGYSLDYPRMLCLWEAQFGDFANGAQVIIDQFITSSESKWGRVSGLVMLLPHGYEGQGPEHSSARLERFLQACAEDNIQVANLSSPAQYFHILRRQMMREFRKPLVIMAPKSMLRLKEAASDWSDIESGSFLEIIDDANAKPAKVNRLILCSGKVYFDLIKKREELKDNSAAIVRVEQLYPLHAERLKEIAEKYSKIDTLVWSQEESQNMGPYTFIAPRLEKIFDKKVVYAGRDESASPAVGVMALHKKELAQLLDEAFTLKS, translated from the coding sequence ATGGTCACATTCGCAACGCGTTCGAACGCAGACTTAATCGACCTCAACTACGAGAAGTGGAAGGCCGACCCCCAATCGGTAGACGAGAACTGGAGAGCGTTCTTCGAAGGCTTCGAGCTCGCGCTCGCATCCGCCCCCGTAAGGAAAACAGGCTCGACCGCCAAGGGCGGCGCCTCGCTGGGAAGCGCTTCGAAGCAGATGAATGTTTCGAGCCTGATCTACGCCTACCGCAGTCTCGGGCACACTCAAGCCTGGCTCGATCCGCTCTCGGAAAAGCCGCCGGCCAACGATGACTTGCGCATCGAGGAGTTCGGACTCAACGAAGCGGACCTCGACACCGCCTTCGACTCCGGCCACTTCCTCGACGGTCAGCCGCTCAAGCTGCGCGATCTCATCGAAGCCCTGCGCAAAACCTACTGCTCCAACATCGGCTACGAGTACATCCACATGCAGAACACGGACGCTCGTCGCTGGATACAGCGCAAGATCGAGCCGCTGCAGGGCAAGATCGACTTTTCCGAGAAGGTCAAAACCCGCATCCTGCGCAAGGTCTTCGCCGCGGAGTCGTTCGAGAGTTTTCTCCACACCCGCTACGCCGGACAAAAGCGTTTTTCGCTCGAGGGCGGCGAGACGCTTATCCCTTGCTTGGACAACCTGCTGGAACACTGCGGGCGCCTCGGCATCAAGGAAGTGGTCATGGGCATGGCCCACCGCGGTCGCCTCAACGTGCTCGCCAACACGCTCAAGAAATCCTACGAGTTCATCTTCGAGGAATTTGGCGATACCTACATACCGGACACGGTGGGCGGCGACGGCGACGTCAAGTACCACCTTGGCTACGAGAAAGTGATCGAAACCAAGGAGGGCCACTACGTCGAAATCCGGCTCGCCTCCAATCCAAGCCACCTCGAAGCGGTCAACCCGGTGGTCGAAGGCAAAGCCCGAGCTCGTCAACGCATCCTAAACGATTCCCAGCGCAAGAAGGTCCTGCCGGTTCTCGTTCACGGAGACGCGGCCTTCGCCGGACAAGGCATGGTGGCGGAAGTCCTTAACTTCTCGCAGCTCCCCGGCTACCGAACTGGCGGCACCGTGCACATCATCGTCAACAACCAGATCGGCTTCACCACCACCCCCAAGGAAGCGCGCTCCACTCGCTACTGCACCGACATCGCCAAGATGATCGAAGCGCCGATCTTCCACGTCAACGGCGACGATCCCCTAGCTGTGGTGTTCGTCACCCTGCTGGCCATCGAATACCGCCAAGCCTTCGGCGCCGATGTGGTCATCGACATGTATTGCTACCGCAAGCACGGCCACAACGAGTCGGACGAGCCGATGTTCACCAACCCGGATCTCTACGACAAGATTTCCAAGCACCCGCCGGTCAGCTCAGCCCTCGCCAAGCGACTCACGAGCGACGGCACGCTTTCGGAAAAGCAGATCGAAAGCATCCGCAAGGAATACGAAAGCTCGCTCGCCAACTCGCTGGAACGCGTCAAGAAAGCGGCGGAAACACAGATCCAGGCCCGCAAGGCCTTCGCGGGCTCCAACGCCGTTTTCCAACCGCAATACAGCTTCAACCCCGTGGAAACCGGCGTGCCGCGCGAAACGCTGGAGGTCATCGTGCGCGGACTGACCTCTCTTCCGACCCACATAAAGCCGAATCGCAAAATCAAGCGCTTCCTCGACAATCGAAAGACCGCCTTCGAAAACAACGAACCAATCGACTGGTCCTACGCGGAGGCGCTGGCCTTCGGAAGCCTGCTCAATCAAGGCACTCCCGTTCGCCTCTCCGGTCAGGACTCGGAGCGCGGCACCTTCAGCCAACGTCACGCCGTTATCCACGATGTGGATACGGACGAACGCTACATCCCGCTGCTGCATATCGACAAGGACCAGGCGCGATTCTGCGTGTACAATTCCCTGCTCTCCGAAGCGGGCGTGCTAGGCTTCGACTTCGGCTATTCGCTCGACTACCCGCGCATGCTCTGCCTCTGGGAGGCCCAGTTCGGCGACTTCGCCAACGGCGCCCAGGTCATCATCGACCAGTTCATCACCAGCAGCGAATCCAAGTGGGGCCGCGTGTCCGGACTGGTGATGCTCCTCCCGCACGGATACGAAGGCCAAGGCCCCGAGCACTCCTCCGCTCGACTGGAACGCTTCCTCCAAGCCTGCGCCGAGGACAATATCCAAGTCGCTAATCTCTCCTCCCCCGCTCAGTATTTCCACATCCTCCGACGCCAAATGATGCGCGAGTTCCGCAAGCCGCTCGTCATCATGGCTCCGAAGTCGATGCTGCGCTTGAAGGAAGCCGCCTCGGATTGGTCCGATATCGAATCCGGCTCCTTCCTCGAAATCATCGACGACGCGAACGCGAAACCTGCCAAGGTCAACCGCCTCATCCTTTGCTCCGGCAAGGTGTACTTCGACCTGATCAAAAAAAGAGAGGAGCTGAAGGACAACTCCGCCGCCATCGTAAGAGTCGAGCAACTCTACCCGCTGCACGCCGAGCGCCTAAAGGAAATCGCCGAAAAGTATTCAAAAATCGATACACTGGTCTGGAGCCAGGAAGAGTCTCAAAACATGGGCCCCTACACCTTCATCGCTCCTCGTTTGGAAAAAATATTCGACAAGAAGGTCGTGTACGCAGGTCGCGACGAAAGCGCCAGCCCAGCCGTTGGCGTTATGGCCTTGCACAAGAAGGAACTTGCCCAGCTTCTCGACGAAGCGTTCACCCTCAAATCGTAA
- the odhB gene encoding 2-oxoglutarate dehydrogenase complex dihydrolipoyllysine-residue succinyltransferase, translating into MATEVIVPTLGESITSGIIAAWNVQDGDYVEKDQVIYELETDKITSEGIAEVSGVVSLSASEGDEVEIGQVIATIDESAEAPSDNSEKKESAEEPEVKSEESGESEEAKPSAESSDAVSPAVRRIAAEEDLDPASVEGSGKAGRVTKGDMLKALSDRPSVKESKPAKKTAAETPKPAAKSKPAGERTTRKRMTPLRKKIAERLVSAQQDAAMLTTFNEADMTAIKELRAKYQDSFVKKHGIKLGFMSFFVKAVVQALQEVPGINAQIDGDEIIQNHYFDIGVAVSTEKGLMVPVIRDCDQLNLAGIEKSIIEYAKKAREGKIQIDDLQGGVFTITNGGIFGSMLSTPILNAPQSGILGMHAIQERPVAVKGQVEIRPMMYLAVSYDHRIVDGKEAVTFLVKVKEALEDPTRLLLDV; encoded by the coding sequence ATGGCGACTGAAGTAATAGTGCCCACACTTGGCGAATCGATCACCTCCGGGATCATCGCCGCATGGAACGTCCAAGACGGCGACTACGTCGAAAAGGACCAAGTCATCTACGAGCTCGAGACCGACAAGATCACCTCCGAGGGGATCGCCGAGGTGTCCGGTGTCGTTTCTCTGTCCGCCTCCGAAGGCGACGAAGTAGAAATCGGTCAGGTCATCGCTACCATCGACGAATCCGCGGAAGCGCCGTCCGACAACTCGGAGAAAAAGGAATCGGCCGAAGAGCCCGAAGTCAAATCCGAGGAATCGGGCGAATCCGAAGAAGCGAAACCGTCCGCCGAATCCTCCGACGCCGTCTCGCCTGCCGTGCGACGCATCGCCGCAGAAGAGGATCTCGATCCGGCAAGCGTGGAAGGATCCGGCAAGGCCGGCCGCGTGACCAAGGGAGACATGCTGAAAGCCCTCTCTGATCGCCCCTCGGTCAAGGAAAGCAAGCCTGCCAAAAAAACCGCTGCCGAAACTCCCAAACCAGCCGCCAAATCGAAGCCGGCTGGCGAGCGTACGACTCGCAAGCGCATGACGCCGCTGCGCAAGAAGATCGCCGAGCGACTCGTTTCCGCCCAGCAGGACGCGGCCATGCTGACCACTTTCAACGAAGCGGACATGACCGCCATCAAGGAGCTCCGCGCCAAGTACCAGGACAGTTTCGTCAAGAAGCACGGCATCAAGCTGGGCTTCATGTCTTTCTTCGTAAAGGCAGTGGTGCAAGCGCTGCAGGAGGTACCTGGAATCAACGCTCAGATCGATGGCGACGAAATCATCCAAAATCACTACTTCGACATCGGGGTCGCTGTATCCACAGAAAAAGGACTGATGGTCCCCGTCATTCGCGATTGCGATCAGCTCAACCTGGCTGGCATCGAAAAATCCATCATCGAATACGCCAAAAAAGCTCGGGAAGGAAAGATCCAGATCGACGACCTACAGGGCGGCGTATTCACCATCACCAACGGGGGCATCTTCGGCTCCATGCTTTCCACTCCCATCCTCAATGCTCCGCAAAGCGGCATCCTCGGCATGCATGCCATCCAGGAACGCCCTGTCGCTGTGAAGGGCCAAGTGGAAATACGCCCGATGATGTATTTGGCCGTCTCATACGATCACCGCATCGTCGACGGTAAGGAAGCGGTCACCTTCCTCGTCAAGGTGAAGGAAGCCCTGGAGGATCCGACTCGCTTGCTTCTCGACGTCTAA
- the lpdA gene encoding dihydrolipoyl dehydrogenase → MSDKNSFDVAVIGGGPGGYVAAIRCAQLGLKTALVEKRKALGGTCLNIGCIPSKALLHTSEQFLFAKKHAKESGVEISGDVSLNLDTVMKKKDKVVKQLTGGVDMLVKKRGITRFNGHGKLLGDGKISVDEKDELSAKHIILATGSVPVELPFMKFDGETIVSSDHALSFDKVPEEFVVIGAGAIGLELGSVWSRYGSKVTVLEFLPKIAAGSDDDVSKFLERCFKKQGMTIHTETKVTGSKEIDGKLNVVAEKKGKEITVPADKVLVAVGRKPYTENLGLDKVGIEPDKRGFIEIDDHFKTSADGVYAIGDIVRGPMLAHKAEEEGVAIAEMIAGKAGHVNYDVIPGVIYTEPEVATVGLTEAQAKEKDIKVKVGKFPLAANGRAIASDATDGMVKIIACAETDKILGGQVVAKGASEMIAEIVTHMEYGGSAEDLGRTVHAHPTISESIKEAGLAVDGAAIHSL, encoded by the coding sequence ATGTCTGATAAAAACTCTTTCGATGTGGCCGTTATCGGCGGCGGACCCGGCGGCTATGTTGCGGCCATCCGCTGCGCCCAGCTTGGGCTGAAAACCGCCTTGGTGGAAAAACGCAAGGCGCTCGGCGGCACCTGTCTGAACATCGGCTGCATTCCTAGCAAAGCCCTCCTCCACACTAGCGAGCAGTTCCTTTTCGCCAAGAAGCACGCCAAGGAGTCCGGCGTGGAAATCTCGGGCGATGTATCGTTGAATTTGGATACAGTGATGAAAAAGAAGGACAAGGTGGTCAAGCAGCTCACTGGCGGCGTAGACATGCTCGTGAAGAAACGCGGCATCACTCGCTTCAATGGCCACGGAAAGCTTCTGGGAGACGGCAAGATCAGCGTGGACGAAAAGGACGAGCTTTCCGCTAAGCACATCATTTTGGCCACAGGATCGGTCCCGGTGGAGCTTCCATTCATGAAGTTCGACGGCGAGACGATCGTGTCGAGCGATCACGCGCTTTCCTTCGACAAGGTGCCCGAAGAATTCGTGGTCATCGGCGCCGGTGCCATCGGCTTGGAACTGGGATCCGTCTGGAGCCGCTACGGTTCAAAGGTCACCGTCCTAGAGTTTCTACCGAAGATCGCGGCCGGATCGGATGACGATGTATCCAAATTCCTGGAACGCTGCTTCAAGAAGCAGGGCATGACCATTCACACCGAAACCAAGGTGACCGGCTCGAAGGAGATCGACGGAAAGCTCAACGTGGTGGCGGAAAAGAAAGGCAAGGAAATCACCGTGCCCGCCGACAAGGTTCTCGTGGCGGTAGGACGCAAGCCCTACACGGAAAACCTCGGCCTCGACAAGGTCGGCATCGAGCCCGACAAGCGTGGCTTCATCGAAATCGACGATCACTTTAAGACCTCCGCAGACGGCGTCTACGCTATCGGCGACATCGTGCGCGGGCCCATGCTCGCCCACAAGGCCGAGGAAGAAGGCGTGGCCATTGCCGAGATGATCGCAGGCAAAGCGGGCCACGTGAACTACGATGTCATCCCAGGCGTCATCTACACCGAGCCCGAAGTGGCGACCGTCGGCCTCACCGAGGCTCAAGCCAAGGAAAAGGACATCAAGGTGAAGGTCGGAAAGTTCCCTCTCGCCGCCAACGGTCGGGCCATCGCCTCCGACGCCACCGACGGCATGGTCAAGATCATCGCCTGCGCCGAAACCGACAAGATCCTCGGCGGCCAAGTCGTGGCAAAAGGCGCCAGCGAAATGATCGCCGAAATCGTGACCCACATGGAGTACGGCGGAAGCGCCGAAGACCTCGGCCGCACCGTTCACGCCCATCCGACCATTTCCGAATCCATCAAGGAAGCCGGACTGGCGGTAGACGGAGCAGCGATCCACTCCTTGTAA
- a CDS encoding transcriptional repressor — MNNEIDTEVLNRKLAASGLRSTRQREVVYGAILSKRDHPTADEIFARAKLEMPTISLATVYNCLETLVQCDLIKQVHLERESTRYCPNLTEHAHFHDNESGDIYDVQLDAATIQKLTSLLPSGFVVGSIDITFRGKAAASSTS, encoded by the coding sequence ATGAACAACGAAATCGACACAGAGGTACTCAACCGGAAGCTTGCCGCTTCGGGGCTGCGGTCGACTCGCCAGCGCGAAGTCGTCTATGGCGCCATTCTGTCAAAGCGCGATCATCCGACCGCCGACGAGATCTTCGCCCGGGCCAAGCTGGAGATGCCGACCATCTCCCTAGCCACTGTCTACAACTGCCTCGAAACCTTGGTGCAGTGCGATCTGATCAAGCAGGTCCATTTGGAGCGCGAATCCACCCGCTACTGCCCCAACCTCACCGAGCACGCCCATTTTCACGACAACGAAAGCGGCGACATCTACGACGTGCAGCTAGACGCTGCCACCATCCAGAAGCTGACCTCCCTGCTCCCCTCCGGCTTCGTGGTCGGCTCCATAGACATCACCTTTCGCGGCAAGGCCGCCGCTTCATCGACGTCCTAA
- the sufC gene encoding Fe-S cluster assembly ATPase SufC → MSNTLEIKNLSVSIGDKQILKDFNLVVPKGEVHAIMGPNGTGKSTLAKAMAGHPDYEVTSGEIIIDGVSILEMEPDERAREGLFLAFQYPMEIPGVTIANFIRAALNARLPEDQELNAPDYYKSLYAKMDMLKIDRKFTSRAVNDGFSGGEKKRCEILQMAMLDPKYAVLDETDSGLDIDALKVVSEGVNSLRGPNLGALVITHYQRLLNYIVPDVVHVMYDGRIIKSGDKDLALQLEERGYDWVKELAGEVVA, encoded by the coding sequence ATGAGCAATACACTCGAAATCAAGAACCTCAGCGTAAGCATCGGCGACAAGCAGATCCTAAAGGACTTCAACCTCGTGGTACCGAAGGGCGAAGTGCATGCCATCATGGGGCCGAACGGCACCGGAAAGAGCACCCTTGCCAAAGCCATGGCCGGCCACCCCGACTACGAAGTCACTAGCGGCGAGATCATCATAGACGGCGTTAGCATCCTGGAGATGGAGCCGGACGAGCGGGCGCGCGAAGGGCTCTTCCTCGCTTTCCAGTACCCGATGGAAATCCCAGGCGTGACCATCGCCAACTTCATCCGGGCCGCCCTCAACGCCCGACTCCCCGAGGATCAGGAGCTCAACGCTCCCGACTACTACAAGTCCCTCTACGCGAAGATGGACATGCTGAAAATCGACCGCAAGTTCACCTCCCGCGCCGTAAACGACGGCTTCTCCGGCGGGGAAAAGAAGCGCTGCGAAATCCTGCAGATGGCCATGCTCGACCCGAAGTACGCCGTGCTCGACGAGACCGATTCCGGCCTCGACATCGACGCCTTGAAGGTGGTTTCCGAAGGGGTCAACTCCCTGCGAGGACCCAATCTCGGCGCTTTGGTCATCACTCACTACCAACGCTTGCTCAACTACATCGTGCCGGACGTGGTTCACGTCATGTACGACGGCCGTATCATCAAGAGCGGCGACAAGGATCTCGCCCTCCAGTTGGAGGAAAGGGGTTACGATTGGGTCAAGGAACTGGCTGGCGAGGTAGTGGCGTAA
- the sufB gene encoding Fe-S cluster assembly protein SufB: MSTETPDIQIDRDKGNFRYTESHKYDAGVGLNEGVIDYICDVKEEDDWIREFRKKALKVFHSKPMPTHWATKDLENIDFDKIRYYLAGANRASKSWDDVPDDVKQTFERLGIPENERKFLAGVEAQFDSEAAYSNIKESVGKQGVIFVGSTEGLLKHPEIFRKWFGKVIPTGDNKFSALNSAVFSGGSFIYVPPGVKVKHPLQAYFRINAENFGQFERTLIIADEGSEVTYMEGCTAPKFDTATLHSAVVELVAMPGAKIEYITVQNWASNVYNLVTKRAIAHENATVKWIDCNIGSRLTMKYPGVVLKGKKARGEVLSIALANDGQHQDTGAKMIHAADETTSNIISKSISIGKGRSTYRGQVHMPKNLKGCKNNTECDALLINNNSRTDTYPAITVRGDKNAVQHEASVSKVSAEQIFYMQQRGLSEGEAMSLSVNGFVNDLTRQFPMEYSVELKRLIELEMEGSVG; the protein is encoded by the coding sequence ATGTCCACTGAAACACCAGATATCCAAATCGATCGGGACAAGGGGAATTTCCGCTACACCGAAAGCCACAAGTACGACGCGGGCGTCGGCCTTAACGAAGGTGTCATCGACTACATCTGCGACGTAAAGGAGGAAGACGATTGGATTCGCGAGTTCCGCAAGAAGGCGCTCAAAGTCTTCCATTCCAAGCCCATGCCCACCCACTGGGCGACCAAGGATCTCGAAAACATCGACTTCGACAAGATCCGCTACTACCTCGCCGGAGCCAACCGAGCCAGCAAGAGCTGGGACGACGTGCCGGACGACGTGAAACAGACCTTCGAACGCCTCGGCATTCCGGAAAACGAGCGCAAGTTCCTCGCCGGCGTGGAGGCTCAATTCGACTCGGAAGCGGCCTACTCCAACATCAAGGAGAGCGTGGGCAAACAGGGCGTCATCTTCGTCGGCTCCACCGAAGGACTGCTCAAGCACCCGGAAATCTTCCGCAAGTGGTTCGGAAAGGTCATCCCGACCGGCGACAACAAGTTCTCCGCCCTGAACAGCGCCGTCTTCTCCGGTGGCTCCTTCATTTACGTGCCGCCAGGCGTGAAGGTGAAGCACCCGCTGCAGGCCTACTTCCGCATCAACGCGGAAAACTTCGGCCAGTTCGAGCGCACGCTGATCATCGCCGACGAGGGCTCGGAAGTCACCTACATGGAAGGCTGCACCGCCCCGAAGTTCGACACCGCCACCTTGCACTCCGCAGTGGTGGAGCTGGTGGCCATGCCGGGCGCCAAGATCGAGTACATCACCGTACAGAACTGGGCATCCAACGTCTACAATCTGGTCACCAAGCGCGCCATCGCCCACGAGAACGCCACCGTGAAGTGGATCGACTGCAACATCGGCAGCCGCCTCACCATGAAGTACCCAGGCGTTGTGCTTAAGGGCAAGAAGGCTCGCGGAGAGGTGCTCTCCATCGCTCTGGCAAACGACGGCCAGCACCAGGACACCGGCGCCAAGATGATCCACGCCGCGGACGAGACGACTTCAAACATCATCTCGAAGTCCATCTCCATCGGCAAGGGACGCTCCACCTATCGCGGTCAGGTTCACATGCCGAAGAACCTTAAGGGCTGCAAAAACAACACCGAGTGCGACGCCTTGCTGATCAACAACAACTCGCGCACCGACACCTACCCGGCCATCACCGTTCGCGGCGATAAAAACGCCGTGCAGCACGAGGCTTCGGTCTCAAAGGTGTCCGCCGAGCAGATCTTCTACATGCAGCAGCGCGGCCTCAGCGAGGGCGAAGCCATGAGCCTCTCGGTCAACGGTTTCGTGAACGACCTCACACGCCAGTTCCCCATGGAGTACAGCGTGGAGCTCAAGCGTCTCATCGAACTGGAAATGGAAGGCTCCGTCGGTTAG